Proteins encoded together in one Prochlorococcus marinus str. MIT 9211 window:
- a CDS encoding creatininase family protein gives MTSLNCSELIHNSYRLDLCTWAEVEQYLTKCKGIILPIGSTEQHGPTGAIGTDALTAEAVALEVGKRAGVLVAPTQAYGMAEHHLGFPGTMSLQSSTLLNVVHDLLLSLARHGFERVFVVNGHGGNIATVKAAFSQAYKTVLNLKLPVAAGFRCKLVSWFMVPDVFKEAKARYGNLEGQHATPSEIAVTLFLEPNLQSKQRQLPEPAPAGPIYDYQDFRQRYPDGRMGSDPFLAKPDHGEIFLDKAAIALTEDLLNFLKEL, from the coding sequence ATGACAAGTTTAAATTGTTCAGAGTTAATTCATAACTCATATCGCTTAGACCTTTGTACTTGGGCAGAGGTAGAGCAGTATTTAACTAAATGCAAAGGAATTATTTTGCCTATTGGCTCAACTGAGCAACATGGGCCAACTGGTGCAATCGGTACAGATGCTCTCACAGCCGAGGCAGTTGCTCTTGAGGTTGGGAAGAGAGCTGGCGTATTGGTTGCTCCCACGCAGGCATATGGAATGGCTGAGCATCATCTTGGGTTCCCAGGGACAATGAGTCTGCAATCATCTACTTTGCTTAACGTTGTTCACGACCTTTTGTTATCTCTTGCAAGGCATGGATTTGAAAGGGTTTTTGTTGTTAACGGTCATGGTGGAAATATTGCAACTGTGAAAGCTGCTTTCTCTCAAGCGTATAAAACTGTTTTGAATTTAAAGCTGCCTGTCGCTGCAGGTTTTAGGTGCAAGCTTGTGAGTTGGTTTATGGTACCTGATGTTTTTAAGGAGGCCAAAGCAAGATATGGGAATCTTGAGGGCCAGCATGCCACTCCAAGTGAGATTGCAGTTACTCTTTTTTTAGAACCCAACTTGCAAAGTAAACAACGACAATTGCCTGAACCTGCACCTGCAGGTCCAATTTATGATTATCAAGATTTTCGTCAAAGATATCCTGATGGCAGAATGGGTTCAGATCCTTTTTTGGCTAAACCGGATCATGGTGAAATCTTTTTGGATAAAGCTGCGATAGCTTTAACTGAAGACTTGTTGAATTTCCTCAAAGAACTATGA
- the gatC gene encoding Asp-tRNA(Asn)/Glu-tRNA(Gln) amidotransferase subunit GatC — MTKITSDDVRKVATLARLNLPEDLIDTYTSQLEKILGYVAQLEEVDTEDIPPTSRAVEVTNVLREDIIQETDIREDLINLAPNREGDFFRVPKILSE, encoded by the coding sequence ATGACTAAAATTACTTCTGATGATGTTCGTAAAGTAGCAACTCTTGCAAGATTAAATTTGCCAGAAGATCTTATTGATACCTATACCAGCCAACTTGAAAAAATATTGGGCTATGTGGCTCAATTAGAAGAGGTTGACACTGAAGATATCCCTCCAACATCAAGAGCAGTTGAGGTGACCAATGTTTTAAGGGAGGATATTATTCAAGAAACAGATATTCGAGAAGATCTAATAAACTTAGCTCCGAATAGAGAAGGGGACTTTTTTCGAGTACCAAAGATTCTTTCTGAATAG
- the crtR gene encoding beta-carotene hydroxylase, producing MTQILDVAQAKEVSEKSQSFAFWQKVIKDYLDPPDSINPTVALFLGGYLIAFLTIWQWYEGDWPLPVLVGMAFLSLHMEGTVIHDACHKAAHPNKWINQAMGHGAAILLGFSFPVFTRVHLQHHSHVNDPKNDPDHIVSTFGPVWLIAPRFFYHEYFFFQRKLWRRYELMQWGLERAIFLSIVLAGIKFDFMNIIYNLWFGPALMVGVTLGIFFDYLPHRPFLARNKWKNARVYPSRVMNILIMGQNYHLIHHLWPSIPWFEYKAAYEKTKPLLDAKGSPQRMGIFESKQDSFNFLYDIFLGIRSHRKNRSKMRPLAKLMPNYRLKKSWINLIHKTAVLPK from the coding sequence ATGACCCAGATACTAGATGTCGCTCAGGCCAAAGAAGTCTCAGAGAAATCTCAATCTTTTGCATTTTGGCAAAAGGTTATTAAAGACTATCTAGATCCGCCTGATTCTATAAACCCAACAGTGGCATTGTTTCTAGGTGGATATCTCATCGCATTCTTAACTATCTGGCAATGGTACGAAGGTGATTGGCCATTGCCAGTACTAGTTGGGATGGCATTCCTTTCATTGCATATGGAGGGAACAGTCATTCATGATGCATGCCACAAAGCAGCTCATCCCAACAAGTGGATAAATCAAGCGATGGGGCATGGAGCAGCAATTTTATTGGGCTTTAGCTTCCCCGTTTTCACTAGAGTCCATCTACAACATCACTCTCATGTGAATGATCCTAAGAATGATCCTGATCACATTGTTAGCACTTTTGGCCCAGTTTGGTTAATTGCTCCAAGATTTTTTTATCACGAATATTTCTTTTTTCAGCGCAAACTTTGGCGCCGTTATGAACTAATGCAATGGGGCTTAGAAAGAGCAATATTTTTATCAATAGTTCTTGCTGGAATTAAATTTGACTTCATGAATATTATTTATAATTTATGGTTTGGCCCTGCCCTAATGGTAGGTGTAACTTTAGGAATATTCTTCGATTACCTACCTCATAGACCATTTCTAGCACGCAATAAATGGAAGAATGCGCGGGTTTATCCAAGTAGAGTTATGAATATTCTGATAATGGGTCAAAACTATCATCTTATTCATCACCTTTGGCCATCTATTCCTTGGTTTGAATACAAAGCAGCTTATGAAAAAACCAAACCTCTATTAGATGCAAAAGGCTCTCCTCAGAGAATGGGAATCTTTGAAAGTAAACAAGATAGTTTTAACTTTCTATATGATATTTTTCTTGGGATTAGAAGTCATAGAAAAAATAGAAGCAAAATGCGCCCTCTAGCTAAATTAATGCCAAATTATCGACTAAAAAAGAGTTGGATTAACTTAATTCATAAAACAGCCGTTTTACCTAAGTAA
- a CDS encoding Ycf66 family protein: MLAVFIGDLSVLVGFVILILPLVLTELSRARDSLWGALVIILGLILITENDRFTGTPMLAVLLGALIISRLLLEVSNNRWQQLSPEEKIALKSFQKWNISIRQLFLIFAKLWSICLELIKALLPKKQTNSTVKKWIRPDPSAESKTLTPKEFFSDETSPSDLKTDPDQNSSLKKSNFTSEDS, encoded by the coding sequence ATGTTGGCCGTTTTTATTGGTGACCTTTCTGTTTTAGTAGGGTTTGTAATTTTAATTTTACCTTTGGTGCTTACTGAGTTGAGTCGGGCTCGAGATTCTTTATGGGGAGCCTTGGTAATCATTTTAGGTTTAATTCTGATTACAGAGAATGATCGTTTTACTGGCACGCCAATGCTAGCAGTCCTTTTGGGAGCATTAATTATTTCAAGACTTTTATTGGAGGTCTCTAATAATCGATGGCAGCAATTAAGTCCCGAAGAAAAAATTGCTTTGAAGTCGTTTCAAAAGTGGAATATCAGCATTAGGCAATTATTTTTAATCTTTGCAAAATTATGGTCTATCTGTTTGGAGCTAATTAAAGCTTTACTTCCAAAAAAACAAACAAATTCAACTGTAAAAAAGTGGATTCGCCCAGATCCTTCCGCTGAATCCAAAACCTTAACTCCAAAGGAATTTTTTTCTGATGAGACTTCACCATCGGATTTGAAAACTGACCCAGATCAGAATTCATCACTAAAAAAGAGCAATTTTACCTCTGAGGACTCATAA